In Hamadaea flava, a genomic segment contains:
- a CDS encoding VOC family protein produces MNLHLSALMLGVRDLDRAKKFYAEGLGCEIEKDTRHFALLNLGDGSPQLALYEWDAAAQDAGVSAEGTGFRGASFHYNPATRAEVDETIAKAVAAGGSVVKEAAAAQWGGYFGYFSDPDGYLWKVTTYGE; encoded by the coding sequence ATGAACCTGCACCTGAGCGCCCTGATGCTCGGCGTACGAGACCTGGACCGGGCCAAGAAGTTCTACGCCGAAGGGCTGGGCTGCGAGATCGAGAAGGACACCCGGCACTTCGCGCTGCTCAACCTCGGCGACGGTTCGCCGCAGCTGGCGCTCTACGAATGGGACGCGGCGGCCCAGGACGCCGGTGTCTCCGCCGAGGGAACCGGCTTCCGGGGCGCTTCGTTCCACTACAACCCGGCCACCCGGGCCGAGGTCGACGAGACGATCGCCAAGGCGGTCGCCGCCGGCGGCAGCGTGGTGAAGGAGGCGGCCGCCGCCCAGTGGGGCGGATACTTCGGCTACTTCAGCGACCCGGACGGCTACCTCTGGAAGGTCACCACCTACGGCGAGTGA
- a CDS encoding TetR/AcrR family transcriptional regulator C-terminal domain-containing protein produces MSVPPYQRIADQIRHRISTGELQPGHRVPSARAITREWGVALATATKVLAVLQQDGVVTVVPGIGTIVAELDAAPANDARSTAGPSSGAAARVSGRRAEGELTRDKIVRKAVEIADAEGMNEVSMRRIAAELGAATMSLYRYVPSKDDLIIHMIDVTMGEENFPPERPAGWRAQLEFAARLQWRLFHRHPWLAPVLSLTRPQLAPNALQHTEWILGAFDDEGLDMLTRMLVHITMFSFVRGIATAFEPEQEAQRETGLTEDEWMQTQEQAFHDFVSAGHLKRFFEFTKTVEFDFDLDKLFEFGLGRMLDGLAAFVEHARP; encoded by the coding sequence GTGAGCGTCCCGCCCTACCAGCGCATCGCCGACCAGATCCGGCATCGCATCAGCACCGGGGAGCTGCAACCGGGACACCGGGTGCCGTCCGCGCGCGCGATCACCCGCGAATGGGGTGTGGCGCTGGCGACCGCGACCAAGGTGCTCGCCGTGCTCCAGCAGGACGGCGTGGTCACCGTCGTGCCCGGGATCGGCACGATCGTTGCGGAACTCGACGCGGCCCCGGCGAACGATGCGCGCTCGACCGCGGGGCCTTCGAGCGGCGCGGCCGCACGGGTGTCGGGCCGGCGGGCCGAAGGCGAGCTGACCCGCGACAAGATCGTCCGCAAGGCGGTCGAGATCGCCGACGCCGAAGGGATGAACGAGGTCTCGATGCGCCGCATCGCGGCCGAACTCGGCGCGGCGACGATGTCGCTCTACCGGTACGTGCCGAGCAAGGACGACCTGATCATCCACATGATCGACGTCACCATGGGCGAGGAGAACTTCCCCCCTGAACGCCCGGCGGGCTGGCGCGCACAGCTCGAGTTCGCCGCGCGGCTCCAATGGCGGCTGTTCCACCGCCACCCGTGGCTCGCGCCGGTCCTGTCCCTGACCCGGCCCCAACTGGCCCCGAACGCACTCCAGCACACCGAGTGGATCCTCGGCGCGTTCGACGACGAGGGCCTCGACATGCTGACCCGGATGCTCGTCCACATCACGATGTTCAGTTTCGTCCGCGGCATCGCCACCGCCTTCGAACCGGAGCAGGAGGCCCAGCGCGAGACCGGGCTGACCGAGGACGAATGGATGCAGACCCAGGAACAGGCCTTCCACGACTTCGTGAGCGCCGGGCACCTGAAGCGGTTCTTCGAGTTCACCAAGACCGTCGAGTTCGACTTCGACCTGGACAAGCTGTTCGAGTTCGGGCTCGGCCGGATGCTGGACGGCCTGGCCGCCTTCGTCGAACACGCTCGGCCTTAG
- a CDS encoding CPBP family intramembrane glutamic endopeptidase, producing MLLKTLGKALGFLVLSVASVVLAAMLVGMFAPAWASRDGQPWPVMTVGALLILGVTALCLRLERRGWATAGLRPGWAWLRQLAIGLCSGAALVGGLAWLLMLGGVLYWQPNRPFTMALMLSGTTYFVFAVLVEELVFRGYALRRLAEGIGKTKAIVVMAALFGGYHVLSIGSSLSVKSGGSELVWTAVGPLVGAIVFGVAALRTGGIALPLGLHLGWNWMQWQFFTFPGDDNPIGLWNPIVTAHYADNPAVFRLGYLVAMTVALLVVLAITRKKQGLRAPTLRVASL from the coding sequence ATGTTGTTGAAGACCTTGGGGAAGGCTTTGGGGTTTCTCGTCCTGTCCGTGGCGTCGGTGGTGCTCGCGGCGATGCTCGTCGGGATGTTCGCCCCGGCGTGGGCGTCGCGCGACGGGCAGCCGTGGCCGGTGATGACGGTGGGTGCCCTTCTGATCCTCGGCGTGACCGCGCTCTGCCTTCGGCTCGAGCGGCGTGGCTGGGCGACTGCGGGACTGCGGCCGGGCTGGGCCTGGCTGCGTCAGCTCGCGATAGGACTGTGCTCGGGCGCCGCGCTCGTCGGAGGACTGGCATGGTTGCTCATGCTCGGCGGAGTCCTTTATTGGCAGCCGAATCGGCCGTTCACCATGGCACTGATGCTGTCCGGCACGACATACTTCGTGTTCGCGGTGTTGGTGGAGGAACTGGTCTTTCGAGGTTACGCGTTGCGGCGGCTCGCCGAGGGGATCGGCAAAACCAAGGCGATTGTGGTCATGGCTGCCCTTTTCGGCGGCTACCACGTGCTCAGCATCGGGTCGAGCCTGTCCGTGAAAAGCGGCGGCAGCGAATTGGTGTGGACCGCGGTGGGTCCGCTGGTCGGCGCGATCGTCTTCGGCGTAGCCGCGCTGCGCACCGGCGGCATCGCGCTTCCGCTCGGGCTGCATCTGGGCTGGAACTGGATGCAGTGGCAGTTCTTCACCTTTCCGGGTGACGACAATCCGATCGGATTGTGGAATCCGATCGTCACAGCGCATTACGCGGACAACCCGGCGGTGTTTCGCCTCGGCTACCTCGTGGCGATGACCGTGGCGTTGCTGGTGGTCCTGGCCATCACCCGGAAGAAGCAAGGTCTGCGCGCACCGACCCTGCGGGTGGCCAGCCTCTAG
- a CDS encoding sigma-70 family RNA polymerase sigma factor, with translation MAEQEWLNEQFAEHQDRLRAVAYRMLRSSSDAEDAVQEAWLRVSRADTDQVENPAGWLTTVVARVCLNMLESRRTRREDPAGALPPEQEEPAMPTGSAGPEDEALLADSVGVALLVVLDTLTPAERLAFVMHDVFDVSFAEIGTILDRSPVAARQLASRARRRVQGAAAASDAARSRKREVIAAFLAASRAGDFTALVELLDPDAVAGDAQGAQAVAAMFSGRAQAAVLALVDGVPAAVWAHRGRAKAVLAFTFDADKITGIEFETDEDRLRDLDIVLLGVS, from the coding sequence ATGGCCGAGCAGGAGTGGCTCAACGAGCAGTTCGCCGAGCATCAGGACCGGCTCCGGGCGGTGGCGTACCGGATGCTGCGCTCGTCGAGCGACGCCGAGGACGCGGTGCAGGAAGCGTGGCTGCGGGTGAGCCGGGCCGACACCGATCAGGTGGAGAACCCGGCCGGCTGGCTGACCACGGTCGTCGCCCGGGTCTGCCTCAACATGCTGGAATCCCGCCGTACGCGACGCGAGGACCCGGCTGGAGCACTGCCGCCTGAGCAGGAGGAGCCTGCGATGCCGACCGGCTCGGCCGGTCCCGAGGACGAGGCGCTGCTGGCGGACTCGGTCGGCGTCGCGCTGCTGGTGGTGCTGGACACGCTGACCCCCGCCGAGCGGCTGGCGTTCGTCATGCACGACGTCTTCGACGTCTCGTTCGCCGAGATCGGCACGATCCTCGACCGGTCCCCGGTCGCGGCACGCCAGCTCGCCAGCCGGGCCCGGCGCCGGGTACAGGGCGCGGCGGCCGCGTCCGACGCCGCCCGATCGCGTAAGCGCGAAGTCATCGCGGCGTTCCTGGCGGCCTCCCGTGCCGGGGACTTCACCGCGCTCGTCGAGCTGCTCGATCCCGACGCGGTTGCCGGTGACGCTCAAGGCGCTCAAGCGGTGGCGGCGATGTTCTCCGGGCGGGCGCAAGCCGCCGTGCTCGCGCTGGTCGACGGCGTACCTGCGGCGGTATGGGCGCATCGTGGCAGGGCCAAGGCGGTCCTGGCGTTCACCTTCGACGCCGACAAGATCACCGGCATCGAGTTCGAGACCGATGAGGACCGGCTGCGCGACCTCGACATCGTCCTGCTCGGCGTCAGCTGA
- a CDS encoding YdeI/OmpD-associated family protein, whose product MKFRTYVEPPEPMHGLEVPPEVVEALGGGKRPPVVITVNGHTWKSRVAIMRGRNLLGLSNANRQAAGVTVGEEVEVTLELDAEPRVVVEPDDFARALDADPAARAAYDGLAHSHKREHVLAIESAKKPETRARRIEKAIAMLRGD is encoded by the coding sequence ATGAAGTTTCGGACGTACGTCGAGCCGCCGGAGCCGATGCACGGGCTGGAGGTGCCGCCCGAGGTGGTGGAAGCCCTCGGCGGCGGCAAGCGCCCGCCGGTCGTCATCACGGTCAACGGGCATACCTGGAAGAGCCGGGTCGCCATCATGCGCGGACGCAACCTGCTCGGCCTGAGCAACGCCAACCGTCAGGCCGCCGGCGTCACCGTGGGCGAGGAGGTCGAGGTCACGCTGGAACTCGACGCCGAACCCCGCGTCGTGGTCGAACCCGACGACTTCGCCCGCGCGCTCGACGCCGATCCCGCTGCTCGGGCGGCGTACGACGGGTTGGCGCACAGCCATAAGCGGGAGCATGTGCTGGCGATCGAGAGCGCGAAGAAGCCGGAGACCCGGGCGCGGCGCATCGAGAAGGCGATCGCGATGCTGCGCGGCGACTAG
- a CDS encoding MFS transporter, producing MVLSEERVEARPSALRLTLASPLYRGAAVALFVSALGLSAAAPQIASFLVNDLGGSLAAAGLFYLTSLTAPIAGYLVGVRSDRTGRRLGLFRVCAVLGFLGWLGIACSTQLWMPYAISAVVLGFGWAATSQVFAAVHDEQVAHPNPANDGVIAIVRMALTAGWVIGPVAGYFLAAHTSVRTMLAASAVATLAQILPLGRIRTTGVATRPAAQPAPGVRTMLPLLAFTALYVLVYVGEPIKYAYLPIYMTGQLHFSATLSGSIIGIQPLVEIVLMPLAVLVARRTGMVWLMVAGAAFGVAANLCFALTGSAAGLFAGQILMGAVWGVFAALGIIVAQRLLPTAVATASAIFLTSTSLAMALGGVAGGLGADAVGLPLVFGVPAVLGLVAVVGLALFSRAEPSPERPDRPSRPQEATRSGF from the coding sequence GTGGTGCTTTCGGAGGAGCGGGTCGAGGCCCGCCCGTCGGCGCTGCGTCTGACGCTCGCCTCCCCGCTCTACCGCGGCGCCGCCGTCGCTCTCTTCGTGTCCGCCCTCGGGCTGTCGGCGGCCGCACCGCAGATCGCGTCGTTCCTCGTCAACGATCTCGGCGGATCGCTCGCCGCGGCCGGACTGTTCTACCTGACCAGCCTGACGGCCCCGATCGCCGGCTATCTCGTCGGCGTACGCTCCGACCGCACCGGCCGGCGACTGGGTCTGTTCCGTGTCTGCGCCGTTCTCGGGTTCCTCGGCTGGCTCGGCATCGCCTGCTCCACCCAGCTCTGGATGCCGTACGCGATCAGCGCGGTCGTGCTCGGCTTCGGCTGGGCGGCGACGTCGCAGGTGTTCGCCGCCGTCCACGACGAACAGGTGGCCCATCCGAACCCCGCCAACGACGGGGTGATCGCCATCGTCCGGATGGCGCTGACCGCCGGCTGGGTGATCGGCCCGGTCGCCGGATACTTCCTGGCCGCCCACACCTCCGTACGCACGATGCTCGCCGCGTCGGCGGTCGCGACGCTGGCCCAGATCCTGCCGCTGGGCCGAATCCGGACCACCGGCGTCGCGACCCGCCCGGCGGCGCAACCCGCCCCCGGCGTACGCACCATGCTGCCGTTGCTGGCGTTCACGGCGCTCTACGTGCTGGTCTACGTCGGCGAACCCATCAAGTACGCGTACCTGCCGATCTACATGACCGGACAGCTGCACTTCTCCGCCACGCTGAGCGGATCGATCATAGGCATCCAGCCGCTGGTCGAGATCGTCCTGATGCCACTTGCGGTGCTGGTGGCCCGGCGGACCGGCATGGTGTGGCTGATGGTCGCGGGCGCGGCGTTCGGCGTGGCCGCCAACCTCTGCTTCGCGTTGACCGGCAGCGCCGCCGGACTGTTCGCCGGGCAGATCCTCATGGGCGCCGTATGGGGCGTCTTCGCCGCCCTCGGCATCATCGTGGCCCAGCGACTGCTGCCGACGGCGGTCGCCACCGCCTCGGCGATCTTCCTGACCTCGACCTCGCTGGCCATGGCCCTCGGCGGGGTGGCCGGCGGACTCGGGGCGGACGCCGTCGGGCTGCCGCTGGTGTTCGGAGTCCCGGCCGTGCTCGGACTGGTGGCCGTCGTCGGCCTAGCC
- a CDS encoding LacI family DNA-binding transcriptional regulator translates to MSKFKPTIEDVGRAAGVSRATASRVINNAPGVAAPLRARVEAAIASLGYRPDEHARALASGRTRAVDVVAISCPDAGWLGNHPYFGRVLAGMVPVLDGVNTQLRLHAIGRGQAADAIDEIAANATLGAVLADVPPDLAARFHRRCRRVVSMVPTSSVVPGMAADNIGGAYAAIEELHRLGCRRIAAVHGPILNPCATERRTGHRRAIERFGLAELSADEDFNRHGGYRATQRLLERHPDIDGIFVACDLMAAGAIQAITASGRRVPDDVSVIGFDDSIVASCTNPPLTTMGLPVEEMAAAATRLLLDGVPPSGLRMRFPVKLVRRDSTRRVAGTAPAEPPNGLMNC, encoded by the coding sequence ATGAGCAAGTTCAAGCCCACGATCGAGGACGTGGGGCGTGCGGCCGGAGTGTCCCGGGCGACCGCATCCCGCGTGATCAACAACGCGCCCGGGGTGGCGGCCCCGTTGCGGGCCCGCGTCGAGGCTGCGATCGCATCTCTGGGATACCGGCCCGACGAGCACGCACGGGCATTGGCCTCAGGGCGTACGCGGGCCGTCGACGTCGTCGCGATCAGCTGTCCCGACGCGGGCTGGCTCGGCAATCACCCCTACTTCGGCCGCGTCCTCGCCGGCATGGTGCCCGTGCTCGACGGCGTCAACACCCAGCTGCGGTTGCACGCCATCGGCCGCGGGCAAGCCGCCGACGCCATCGACGAGATCGCCGCGAACGCCACGCTCGGTGCGGTGCTCGCCGACGTTCCGCCCGACTTGGCGGCCCGGTTCCATCGCCGGTGCCGCCGCGTCGTGTCGATGGTGCCCACCTCCTCCGTCGTTCCGGGGATGGCGGCCGACAACATCGGCGGGGCGTACGCCGCGATCGAGGAACTGCACCGGCTGGGTTGCCGGAGGATCGCCGCCGTGCACGGCCCGATCCTCAATCCCTGCGCGACCGAACGGCGTACCGGTCATCGGCGGGCGATCGAGCGGTTCGGCCTCGCCGAGCTGAGCGCCGACGAGGACTTCAACCGCCACGGCGGCTACCGGGCGACCCAGCGGCTGCTCGAGCGGCACCCCGACATCGACGGCATCTTCGTCGCCTGCGACCTCATGGCCGCCGGGGCGATCCAGGCGATCACCGCGAGCGGGCGGCGCGTGCCCGACGACGTCAGCGTCATCGGGTTCGACGACAGCATCGTCGCGAGCTGCACCAACCCGCCCCTGACCACGATGGGGCTGCCCGTCGAAGAGATGGCCGCGGCCGCCACCCGCCTGTTGCTCGACGGCGTGCCGCCGAGCGGCCTCCGGATGCGCTTCCCCGTCAAGCTCGTCCGCCGCGACAGCACCCGACGCGTGGCCGGCACCGCACCCGCTGAACCGCCGAACGGCCTGATGAACTGCTGA